In a genomic window of Ranitomeya imitator isolate aRanImi1 chromosome 5, aRanImi1.pri, whole genome shotgun sequence:
- the COX7A2L gene encoding cytochrome c oxidase subunit 7A-related protein, mitochondrial: MYYKFNGFTQKLVGSVPAEAYSPQGLRPFTYPEAPAPIFASPTKFPSEAGSEYRGKNRVPELQKLFQKPDGIPVHLKRGFPDKLLYRTTMALTVGGAIYCVIAIYIASQPKKN; encoded by the exons ATGTATTATAAGTTCAACGGCTTCACCCAGAAGCTGGTGGGGTCTGTTCCAGCGGAGGCCTACAGTCCTCAG GGGCTAAGACCATTCACATATCCAGAGGCTCCTGCTCCCATTTTTGCCTCTCCAACAAAATTTCCAAGTGAAGCGGGTTCTGAATATCGCGGTAAAAACAGAGTGCCAGAGCTGCAAAAATTGTTCCAG AAACCAGATGGGATTCCTGTCCACTTAAAGCGAGGATTTCCTGACAAACTGCTGTACAGAACCACTATGGCATTGACAGTCGGAGGGGCCATCTATTGCGTCATAGCAATCTACATTGCATCGCAGCCGAAAAAGAACTAA